Proteins encoded by one window of Sulfurospirillum barnesii SES-3:
- the atpG gene encoding ATP synthase F1 subunit gamma, giving the protein MANLKEIKRKIKSVQNTQKTTRAMKLVSTAKLKRAEMAAKQSRVYAVKINEVLSEIAYKINQYKNGAVESRFFDNNQTPRIVDIVFVTADKGLCGGFNVQTIKAVRNLLAEYSEQKITVRLRAVGRKGIAFFNFQGVELLTSYAGVSSSPSYEKAQEIIKAAIDDFIEGKTDKVILIHNGYKNMISQELKIVDVVPVQSPVESQETSSLMELEPEANGEEILDSLLQKYFGYNMYYALIDSLAAEHSARMQAMENATNNAKERVGILTLAYNKARQESITTELIEIISGVESMK; this is encoded by the coding sequence ATGGCAAACCTTAAAGAGATAAAACGAAAAATCAAGAGTGTTCAAAACACTCAAAAAACGACACGAGCTATGAAACTTGTTTCAACTGCAAAGTTAAAACGAGCCGAAATGGCAGCAAAGCAATCACGTGTGTATGCCGTTAAAATTAATGAGGTACTTTCTGAAATTGCTTATAAAATTAATCAATATAAAAATGGGGCGGTTGAAAGTCGTTTTTTCGATAACAACCAAACGCCTCGTATTGTTGATATAGTTTTTGTTACCGCAGATAAAGGCTTATGCGGTGGGTTTAATGTTCAGACCATCAAAGCAGTCAGAAATTTATTGGCTGAGTATTCTGAACAAAAGATTACTGTACGATTACGTGCTGTTGGTAGAAAAGGAATTGCATTTTTTAACTTTCAAGGTGTTGAGCTTTTAACTTCTTATGCGGGAGTCAGTTCAAGTCCAAGTTATGAAAAAGCACAAGAGATTATTAAAGCCGCAATTGATGATTTTATTGAAGGTAAAACCGATAAAGTTATTTTAATTCACAATGGCTATAAAAATATGATATCACAAGAATTAAAGATTGTGGATGTAGTTCCCGTACAATCACCTGTTGAATCACAAGAAACAAGTTCTTTGATGGAGCTTGAACCTGAAGCTAATGGTGAGGAAATTTTAGATTCTTTACTTCAAAAATATTTTGGATACAACATGTATTATGCGCTAATTGATTCATTAGCCGCTGAGCATAGTGCAAGAATGCAAGCTATGGAAAATGCCACCAATAATGCCAAAGAGCGTGTTGGTATTTTAACATTGGCATACAATAAAGCTAGACAAGAGTCTATTACCACTGAACTCATTGAGATTATCAGTGGTGTAGAATCTATGAAATAA